One Paenisporosarcina sp. FSL H8-0542 genomic region harbors:
- a CDS encoding aspartyl-phosphate phosphatase Spo0E family protein, which translates to MRTKTVYKQHLLLKQINRKKKDMYKKAKQLGYTHSLVVTCSQELDQLLNQYQGMFPYQEVG; encoded by the coding sequence ATGAGAACAAAGACAGTGTATAAGCAACATCTTTTATTGAAACAAATTAACCGTAAAAAGAAAGACATGTACAAAAAGGCTAAGCAATTAGGCTACACACATTCATTGGTGGTGACTTGTAGTCAAGAACTGGATCAACTCTTGAATCAATATCAAGGGATGTTTCCATATCAAGAAGTAGGGTGA